Part of the Scrofimicrobium sp. R131 genome is shown below.
GCTTTCGCGCTCTACTTCTTCGTGGTGCTGCCACTGAACAAGTTGGCCGCGCGGAAGGCTCCCGCTCAGGAGGAGGCGGCGCCCGCCCCGGATCCGGAAGTTGAGCTGCTCACGCAGATCCGGGACCTGCTGCGCCAACAAAACTAGCTCAGGGGACCTCCCCGGCCCGTCAGCCCGTCGCGCAGTGCCCGCAGGAAGATCGGCAGGCGGCCCGGGGAAGCCAGCAGGTAGTAACCGGTGTATTTCGTCATCCAAAGTAAATACCCGAGCTTCCATTTCCGCGGGAGGAAACTGGCCCGCAGCAAAAAGAGCGTGTTGCGCATCATGTAGTAGTTCCGGGGCGCCGAATGCAGGTGGACGGGACGCTTTCGGCCCGGAATGTGGGCCACCTCGTCGCCCAGTGAGTGGTGCAGGATGGCGTCACCACAGACTTTGATCCGGTAGCCGTCCTCGATCGCGCGCAGGCACCAGGCCAGGTCGACGTGGTCGATGAAGAGCGACTCGTTCATCGGGCCCACCCGGTCCAAGACCGCCAGCGGGATCAGGCAGCCGGACGCCAACACGAAGGGCACGTCCAGGACTTGCCCCGGGCCGGGAACCGTCCGCCGCTTGGGCCCCCAGGTGGTGAACGAGTACACGAGCGCTTCCGCCTCGTCCCCCCGGCCGTCGAGGGGAACGGGCCCAACCGCCCCCAGGCTTTCATCGCAACAGGTCAGGCACTCCCACAGCCGCTCGACCATATCCGGCTCCGGGAGGGAATCCTGGTCGGAGAGGAGCACGTGGGTCGCTCCCGCGGTCCGCGCCCAATCGATGCCCCGGTTTTGGGCGGCCGCGATCCCCAGGTTTTCGGGCAGGGGCAGCCAGTTGGCCCCGGCTTCGGCGACCTCCCGGCCGACCGCTGCCGCCTCGACCGAGCCGTTGTCCACCACCACCAGTTCATCGACTTGGGGGCGCAGCGCCGCCAGGAGCGAACGGAACGCGTTCAGGTCCGGGTTGTAGGTGACCGCCACTGCGACCAGCTTGGAATCCATTCGGGTAACTCCTCCGTTCAGGGTTAGGGCCATGCTATCGCGTGGGGGCACGGTAGACTCGGGGGCGTAAGCAGTCTCAGGAGGACAAATGCGAATCGTGGTCACCGGCGGTGCTGGTTTTATCGGCGTCAACTTCGTGCACATGCTGCTGCAGGAGCACCCGGAAGTGGAAGTGGAAGTGCTGGACGCTTTCACCTACGCGGGGAATCGGGCGTCACTGGCAGACGGACAAACCGATCGCCTGACGGTGACCGAGGGATCGATCACGGACGCGGAACTGGTGGACCGGGTGGTGGCCCGCGCCGACGCGGTGGTGCACTTTGCCGCCGAGTCGCATAACGACAACTCGCTGCTGGGGCCCGCCCCGTTTATCCAGACCAACCTGGTCGGCACCTTTACCCTGCTGGAAGCGGTCCGCAAGTACGACGTCCGCTTCCACCACGTCTCTACCGACGAAGTTTACGGTGACCTGGAGTTGGACGATCCGGCCAAGTTCACCCCGGAGACCCCGTACAATCCGTCCTCACCCTACTCGGCCTCGAAGGCCGGCTCGGACATGCTGGTCCGGGCGTGGGTGCGCAGCTTCGGGGTGCGCGCGACCATCTCTAACTGCTCCAACAACTACGGGCCCTACCAGCACATCGAGAAGTTCATTCCCCGGATGATCACCAACCGGCTGGTGGGGATTCGCCCCCGGCTTTACGGCGAGGGCAAAAATGTTCGGGACTGGATCCACGTCCTGGACCATAACGAGGCGGTGTGGCTGATCCTGAACGAGGGCCGGATCGGGGAAACCTACCTGATCGGGGCGGATGGGGAAGAGTCCAACCGCGACGTGGTGGCGATCCTGAACGAGCTGATGGGCTATCCTGCCGACGACTACGATCCGGTGGCGGACCGGGCCGGCCACGACCTGCGCTACGCGATCGACGCGACCAAGCTCCGGGAGGAGTTGGGTTGGCAGCCCCGGTTCACCAGTTTCCGGGAGGGCCTGGCCGACACGATCCGCTGGTACGAGGACCACGAATCCTGGTGGCGCCCGCAGAAGGAAGCCGTGGAGGCCAAGTACGCCGCCCAGGGGCAGTAGCCCCGTGCCGCGCGTGCTGGTGGCGATGGCCACCTACAACGGGTTGCCCTATTTGGGCCGACAGGTGCGGTCAATTCTGGCTCAGCGTCGGGTCGAAGTAGAGCTGTTTGTCTCCGATGACGGGTCCACCGACGGGACTCGCGAGTGGATTGAACAGTTGGCCGCCCTTGACCCGCGGGTGCACCTGCTGCCGCCGCGCTCAGGACCGGCCGGGGTGGGCGCCAACTTCCTGTATTTGGCCCAGAACCTGGACCCGCGTCCAGACGAGCTGGTCGCCTTCTCCGACCAGGATGACCTCTGGCACCCGGACAAGCTGGCCCACCAGCTCGAATACCTGCGCCTGACCGGCGCGGCGGCCACCTCGTCTAATGTCCTGAGTTTTCGCCCGGACGGAACCAGCCACCTGATCGTCAAAAGCCAGCCGCTGCGCCGGTG
Proteins encoded:
- the rfbB gene encoding dTDP-glucose 4,6-dehydratase, with amino-acid sequence MRIVVTGGAGFIGVNFVHMLLQEHPEVEVEVLDAFTYAGNRASLADGQTDRLTVTEGSITDAELVDRVVARADAVVHFAAESHNDNSLLGPAPFIQTNLVGTFTLLEAVRKYDVRFHHVSTDEVYGDLELDDPAKFTPETPYNPSSPYSASKAGSDMLVRAWVRSFGVRATISNCSNNYGPYQHIEKFIPRMITNRLVGIRPRLYGEGKNVRDWIHVLDHNEAVWLILNEGRIGETYLIGADGEESNRDVVAILNELMGYPADDYDPVADRAGHDLRYAIDATKLREELGWQPRFTSFREGLADTIRWYEDHESWWRPQKEAVEAKYAAQGQ
- a CDS encoding glycosyltransferase family 2 protein, with the protein product MDSKLVAVAVTYNPDLNAFRSLLAALRPQVDELVVVDNGSVEAAAVGREVAEAGANWLPLPENLGIAAAQNRGIDWARTAGATHVLLSDQDSLPEPDMVERLWECLTCCDESLGAVGPVPLDGRGDEAEALVYSFTTWGPKRRTVPGPGQVLDVPFVLASGCLIPLAVLDRVGPMNESLFIDHVDLAWCLRAIEDGYRIKVCGDAILHHSLGDEVAHIPGRKRPVHLHSAPRNYYMMRNTLFLLRASFLPRKWKLGYLLWMTKYTGYYLLASPGRLPIFLRALRDGLTGRGGPLS